Sequence from the Macaca thibetana thibetana isolate TM-01 chromosome 20, ASM2454274v1, whole genome shotgun sequence genome:
CATCGggggtggtggcagtgatggGGGCCTCTGGAACTCAGTGGGCTGAATGTGTGTGTAGGCCTCGGTGTTACCACAGGAATCAGAGGCCTGGAGCCCCCTTACCAGCTGCCGCAACCCCGGTGAGGCTCCGCCTGCCCACGACGCTCGGCCTCTCCCAAAGGAGAACAGGGACAGACTCTCCCTTCCCACCTGGAGTGTGCAGGGCTCCCAGGTGTGGTGCGTGGCCTGACACAGGCCAGGGGCCCCCACACGGGGACGTCTCCTGAGAAGAGGCCGCCCAGGTCCACTGGCCCCAGGCCCCTGCTGAGTCCGCGTTTTCTGCTGAGTAAACGGATCGTGGGTTTTTCTGGGTGTGGACTTTCTCCCCGTGGATCTATAATTTCTCAGAAGAGGAGCCGAGACGCCACCTGGAAAATGATCAATTCTTGATAAAGAGAAGACGATGACAGTGGGCCGGCGGCTTCCCACAGCTCTGCACGGGGCCCGCCAGGTGAGGCCGGAGCCGCGGACGGTGTAGGGCCTGGAGAGCTGCGGTCTCCTCCAGCCCCGGCTCTGCCTCCACCTGCGCCCCTCCCGGCCGCTTCCCTGAACGCTTTCCCACTGGCTTTCCCACTGCCGAGGGACTGGTGGGCAGGCCCCGCTGACAGCCAGAGGAGGGGCCGGCAGGGACCTGGAGAGGAGGGGCTGCAGCGGCTCAGGCCCTGGTGGAGACGGCGACTGACTGGGAAGTGGTCTGAGCAGGTGGAGGGGAGCGAGGGGCCGCTGGAGGCAGGTGGAGACGGAGCCCAGGGGTGGCCTCGGACATGGCTGGGCACACATTCCTGTGGCCTCTCTGCACACAAGCGGTGACTGTGGGGCGGCCAGGCCCTCACCAGAGCCTTGGGGCACAGCAAGGGGCAGGTGAGGCTTGTGTGGGGCATAAGACCTGGCTCCCATGGCCAGGCCACCCCCACACTTTCCCCGAGGATGGTGCGGGGCAAAAGCAAACAGGCGCCTGCAGCCCTGCCAGGCATTCCTAGAAGAGGCTGGGGGCGGGGCAGTGGCCAGACACCAGCGCCCGTAAGGTCACGGGAGAGGTGGGGCGAGCTTGGGCCCTGGACAGCACCATGGGCCTGAAGAACAAATGGCAGCTCCCACCCAGGCTTTAGGGAACCCCCGGGAGGGCGGGTGGACGGCTGGGTGGGGCACGGGGAAGGGGAGGCAGCCCCTGAGCCCCACCTGGCTGGCTGCTCAGGCCAGGGGTGGGGTCAAGACCCCAGGAGCTGCCCGAGGGGCACCCTGCCCGCAACAGGAGCTGATAAAGTCCTGGACTCCCCAAACCTGCCTCAAGCCCCAGCCTCTCCCAGGTTGCTGCAAGGGGTCCCCACCCCAACCTCGCTGCCCAGCCCTCCCCCGTCAGCCCTGCACGGGGCCCGGGCACTGGCCATCCGCCCCCAGGGCCACATCACAGCCCACCTCAGACCCCGACAGAAGCTCCCTCACCCCCTGCACTGTCTGCACCCCAGGGCTCCGGGCCGATGCCGGCTGCCCGGCACGAGGGGGTTAACAGAGCCAGGGCCAGCTGGGTTGGGTCAGCCAGGTGACAGGCGCGGGCTGCCCCGCAGTGGGGAAATCCAGAGGGCAGGGGTGGCCGGCGCAGCAGACGTACCCTCCCTTGCTGCCTGCCTGCGGCCTGCCCTGGACGCAGGATGGCCCTGAGGAAAGGTGAGGCCCCCAAGCGCCCCGCCACCTGCTCTGGGGGTGGCCAGTCTGTGACCCTGAGCCCACTGGGGAGAGGCTAGGGGTGACCCCCAGGAAGTCCCCCCACCAGGGACTGGGGAGCCCATAGTCGGAAATGCATCTGCTGGGGTTGGCAGGGAGATGCCGCTGTGCCTGGCACCAGAGGGTCTGTGTCCTGTCCTTCACCCTAAGGGCACTGGCGGCAGTGCAGGGGAGGAGGACCAGGCACAGGCCGGAGCCTTCAGCCCCCAGAACAGCGGGCACAGCAACGGGAGGTGCCCCTCACAGCCTGCGTCGTGGGCCCAGCCCAGCGCAGGCAGATGTTGGCTCACACCCCACTGTCTCTATGGGGTGACCCCTTGCGGCTTCGGCCACCCCCAAGCTTGAGCTGAGCTCAGAGCTGGCTCAGGCCACCCCCAACCCATCACGGCAGAAGGGCGGTCGGGGGACCCCACCTCGCTGTCCCTGCCACCGTCCCAGTGATTCCATACCCTCTGAGGATGCGGGGGCTGTACAGGGGAGGTTTTGGTCATCACTGCTTGGGAGGCTGCTGGCCGCGTCTGTGAGGCCTGTGGCCCCTTGTCCTGAAAGGCAATGTGAGCCTCGGTGACCGACGGTGCGGGGTTCCTACCTGTCCCCCAACAGCGGTGCCCCGGTCCCCCCCACAGCACTCAAGACCTGGATGCAGGCAGGTGAGACCCCGCTGAGGGGACCTAACTGGGGCAGGAGGTGCCCAGCTCCCTGTCCAGCCTCTGAGGGCAGTGAGCGAGTGCCCACCCAGACCTACTCCAGAATGTTCGGAAAATGGCCGGACCTTGGCCAATGGCTCagttccctccccttcctctagGCCAACGTGGCAGCCTGGCCTGGCTCAAGTGCCTGCCTTGGGGGTGCGGCTGCCACATGCCAGACAGCCCGAGACCCAGCCTGGCCGAGCCCACGTGGCCTGCGCAGGGCTAGAGAGCCAAGCCCTCAGCGTCTGTGcagcggggcggggcggggtggcCACTCCTCTGTCCCATGGGGTGGGGAGCGCAGCGTCAGCTTTTGGGCCGGAGAACCTGTGGGGCTCACCAGCTTCTTCGCATCTCAGCGGATGACCTCGAGCCTCAGTTCACACCTGAGCACTGCTTCCGGCTGTGCTGGTATCAGGCTCACTCGGGCAGAGCCCTCCTCGGGCCGCCTCCCCAAGCCTCTCCCCCCGCAGGAGGCCTGGCCTTGGCGCTGCTGCTGCTGTCCTGGGTGGCACTCGGCCCCCGCAGCCTGGAGGGAGCAGAGCCCGGAACGCCGGGGGAAGCCGAGGGCCCAGCATGCCCGGCCACCTGTGCCTGCAGCTACGATGAGGAGGCGAATGAGCTCAGCGTCTTCTGCAGCTCCAGGAACCTCACGCGCCTGCCTGACGGGATCCCGGGCGGCACCCAAGCCCTGTGGTTGGACAGCAACAACCTCTCGTCCATCCCCCCGGCGGCTTTCCGGAACCTCTCCAGCCTGGCCTTCCTCAACTTGCAGGGCGGCCAGCTGGGCAGCCTGGAGCCACAGGCACTGCTGGGCCTGGAGAACCTGTGCCACCTGCACTTGGAGCGGAACCAGCTGCGCAGCCTGGCGGTCGGCACCTTTGCCCACACACCCGCGCTGGCCTCGCTGGGCCTCAGCAACAACCGCCTGAGCAGGCTGGAGGACGGGCTCTTTGAGGGCCTCGGCAACCTCTGGGACCTCAACCTTGGCTGGAATAGCCTGGCCGTGCTCCCCGATGCGGCGTTCCGTGGTCTGGGCGGCCTGCGCGAGCTGGTGCTGGCGGGCAACAGGCTGGCCTACCTGCAGCCCGCACTCTTCAGCGGCCTGGCCGAGCTCCGGGAGCTGGACCTGAGCAGGAACGCGCTGCGGGCCATCAAGGCCAACGTGTTCGCGCAGCTGCCCCGGCTCCAGAAGCTCTACCTGGACCGCAACCTCATCGCTGCCGTGGCCCCGGGCGCCTTCCTGGGCCTGAAGGCACTGCGATGGCTGGACCTGTCCCACAACCGCGTGGCTGGCCTCCTGGAGGACACGTTCCCCGGCCTGCTGGGCCTGCGCGTGCTGCGGCTGTCCCACAACGCCATCGCCAGCCTGCGGCCCCGCACCTTCGAGGACCTGCACTTTCTGGAGGAGCTGCAGCTGGGCCACAACCGCATCCGGCAGCTGGCCGAGCGCAGCTTTGAGGGCCTGGGGCAACTCGAGGTGCTCACGCTGGACCACAACCAgctccaggaggtcaaggtgggcgccTTCCTCGGCCTCACCAACGTAGCGGTCATGAACCTCTCTGGGAACTGTCTCCGGAACCTTCCGGAGCAGGCGTTCCGGGGCCTGGGCAAGCTGCACAGCCTGCACCTGGAGGGCAGCTGCCTGGGCCGCATCCGCCCACACACCTTCGCCGGCCTCTCGGGGCTCCGCCGCCTCTTCCTCAAGGACAACGGCCTCGTGGGCATTGAGGAGCAGAGCCTGTGGGGGCTGGCGGAGCTGCTGGAGCTCGACCTGACCTCCAACCAGCTCACGCACCTGCCCCACCAGCTCTTCCAGGGCCTGGGCAAGCTGGAGTACCTGCTGCTCTCCCACAACCGCCTGGCGGAGCTGCCGGCGGATGCCCTGGGCCCCCTGCAGCGGGCCTTCTGGCTGGACGTCTCGCACAACCGCCTGGAGGCGTTGCCCGGCAGCCTCTTGGCACCGCTGGGGCGGCTGCGTTACCTCAACCTCAGGAACAACTCACTGCGGACCTTCACGCCGCAGCCCCCTGGCCTGGAGCGCCTGTGGCTGGAGGGCAACCCCTGGGACTGCAGCTGCCCCCTCAAGGCGCTATGGGACTTTGCCCTGCAGAACCCCAGTGCCGTGCCCCGCTTCGTCCAGGCCATCTGTGAGGGGGACGACTGCCAACCCCCCGTGTACACCTACAACAACATCACCTGCACCAGCCCGCCCGAGGTCGCGGGGCTCGACCTGCGGGACCTCGGCGAGGCCCACTTCGCTCCCTGCTGACCAGGGCCCCGGACTCGGGCCTCCGCCTGGCTCACCCTGTGCTGGGGACAGGTCCTCAGTGTCCTCAGGGGCCTGGCAGGCATGCGGCCCCACGCCGTGCACTTGCTGAAAGACACAAGGGCCTGACTGGGGTGGAAGGCAGGGCGGCCCCCAGCTGTCATCAATTAAAGGCAAAGGCAATTGAATCTTAACAGGCACGGTGCGTGACTGCGAGCGTGAAGCCAGGAAAGGGGGCTGGGTGCACGGCGCACAGCTGTGGTCTCAGagctttggggggccgaggcgggtggatcgcttgagcccaggaattcaagagaccggcctgggcaacacaagagagaccccatctctacaaataaaaaataaaaaaaattagccgagcatggcagcccatgcctgtgatcctagggaggttgaggcaggaggatcgctgcagcccgggaggtagaggctgccgtgagccgagattgcgccaccgcattccagcctgggcggcagatcGAGACCGTCTGAAAAGAAACCACCTGGCTCGGGGGCGGGGGGACGGCGTTGCCTAGGGCACGCCTTGGTCTCCTCGCCTCTGTCCTGCCCGGCTCAGCCACGCCCAGGGCCCCCGTCCGGATCCTGCCCTGCCACCGCCCTGGCCAACTGCCCCCCACCTGTGTGTCTTCCTGGTCCCTGCAGCTGCCCCTCGGGCTCACTGCAGGACGTCCCCCAGGAATGATGACACCAACTCAAATCCCCGGGACCTCTGAGTATCACCCCTCCTCTTCGAGGCATCGCCCTGAGGACCAGGCAGTGTCCCGAGGGGCGTGGTCCAGGCAGCCagggtgaggctgaggtggggtgaGGAGTGAGCCCCAGGCAGGCCGTCAGTCTAGCGTGGGAAGCTGCACCCCCTGCAGATGCCCCCGGCGTCGGTCTTCTCTGCCCCCTCAGGGCACTGGCATTGTTGGCCCAGGTGCGCCTGGCACCCTCCCACCCGCCCAGGCACTGCCCAGGTTGGTTCCCAACCCCCACCTCCAGGGTCCTCCTCTGCTGAAGGCCGAGCTCTTCCTTTGGGAAAAACAACGCGTTCTGCTTTCTGGAACGGCTCTCCTTCCGGGTCTCACTGGGAAGAGGTACAGGAGGCCCCTGGGATCGGAGCTCCCTTCTCAACCCGAATTCTGGTCTCAGTCCCAGGAGGGGTCCCGCAGTGTCCCAGGGAGGCCATTCTTCCATAGCAAAGCGCCCGGCTCTCAGGTTTATCACAACATCTCCCCAGATCCCCACATTTGATGCGAACGCATCAACACCTGGACCCAGGGGCTTGTTGACACCGAAGCTGACGAACCTGCCGGCCCAGGCCAGGCACTTATAGAGGCAGGTGCTATCTGACCCCGAAGGACAGAAGCCTCTAGAAACGTCAAACTCGTCATCACAGCAGCGGACACGTTTAATGGTAGGCTCCTCTACAGTTACAAGACAGGCCTGAGGTCAGTTCGCCCCCTTAGGGAGCGCTCCCCCATCTTCACGCAGATGACAGTGACCCCAGGGTGCTGGCGGCCCGGGGTCACCTGAGGACTGTGGAAGTCCTGTGCTCTGCCAATCATGTGGACACGCAGCTGCCAGGGGCACAGGTGGGAAACATGGAAGGGAGGAGAGCCCAAGCCGCCCCCGTCTCACAGCTGCAGGGCACCCAGGCCACAGCACCAGGGCCCGAGCTGTCCTCTCAGCCACAGGCCAACCAGGCAGAGCTGCTGGTGCCTGATACATCCCTGGGGCAGCGCTGGTCAGCGAGCTGCTCTCCCGTTGGCGCCG
This genomic interval carries:
- the IGFALS gene encoding insulin-like growth factor-binding protein complex acid labile subunit gives rise to the protein MALRKGGLALALLLLSWVALGPRSLEGAEPGTPGEAEGPACPATCACSYDEEANELSVFCSSRNLTRLPDGIPGGTQALWLDSNNLSSIPPAAFRNLSSLAFLNLQGGQLGSLEPQALLGLENLCHLHLERNQLRSLAVGTFAHTPALASLGLSNNRLSRLEDGLFEGLGNLWDLNLGWNSLAVLPDAAFRGLGGLRELVLAGNRLAYLQPALFSGLAELRELDLSRNALRAIKANVFAQLPRLQKLYLDRNLIAAVAPGAFLGLKALRWLDLSHNRVAGLLEDTFPGLLGLRVLRLSHNAIASLRPRTFEDLHFLEELQLGHNRIRQLAERSFEGLGQLEVLTLDHNQLQEVKVGAFLGLTNVAVMNLSGNCLRNLPEQAFRGLGKLHSLHLEGSCLGRIRPHTFAGLSGLRRLFLKDNGLVGIEEQSLWGLAELLELDLTSNQLTHLPHQLFQGLGKLEYLLLSHNRLAELPADALGPLQRAFWLDVSHNRLEALPGSLLAPLGRLRYLNLRNNSLRTFTPQPPGLERLWLEGNPWDCSCPLKALWDFALQNPSAVPRFVQAICEGDDCQPPVYTYNNITCTSPPEVAGLDLRDLGEAHFAPC